A DNA window from Lujinxingia litoralis contains the following coding sequences:
- a CDS encoding acyl-CoA reductase: MSKSWRVDVEVGRRVVERFAREERGLVEAMVADGWPEAMAREGLALHLQSWDVEQAAGRLERELAAVGPGQRVVWPKMVSHIWPMLPGAGVGPVLLGEMIGVKQGVRLSRRGACFGRKVCELAGWEVLQGERWGEAEVVVVSGSDATLHEIGRLAPGARVVGYGHRVSFGVLVDGVEVDLQEEARRFARDVVMWRQSGCFSVRAIVVVGEEARWRAFGKALAGCIAAEEARLGAGKMDEVQEAARAQGLALAQMQGEVYSEGVGYVRLAREAFEGGERGPHAVSVHRVEGIADLAPAVVQPRGQVQGVALGGAWAGREDLLEEVVRLGATRVAPAGQMQAPPLAWWHDGRANLLGWARVVEVSEVG, encoded by the coding sequence GTGAGTAAGTCGTGGCGAGTGGATGTGGAGGTGGGGCGTCGGGTGGTCGAGAGGTTCGCGCGGGAGGAGCGCGGGCTGGTCGAGGCGATGGTCGCCGATGGGTGGCCGGAGGCGATGGCGCGTGAAGGCCTGGCTCTGCACCTTCAGAGTTGGGATGTGGAGCAAGCCGCCGGGCGCCTGGAGCGGGAGTTGGCGGCGGTGGGGCCGGGGCAGCGAGTGGTGTGGCCGAAGATGGTCAGCCATATCTGGCCGATGTTACCGGGGGCCGGCGTGGGGCCTGTGCTGCTGGGGGAGATGATCGGGGTGAAACAGGGGGTGCGCTTATCGAGGCGCGGGGCGTGTTTTGGCCGCAAGGTGTGTGAACTGGCGGGCTGGGAGGTGCTCCAGGGAGAGCGCTGGGGGGAGGCCGAGGTGGTGGTGGTCAGTGGCAGTGATGCGACGCTCCACGAGATCGGTCGCCTGGCACCCGGGGCGCGGGTGGTGGGCTACGGGCATCGGGTGAGTTTTGGAGTGCTGGTCGATGGAGTGGAGGTCGATCTTCAGGAGGAAGCTCGCCGCTTTGCGCGCGACGTGGTGATGTGGCGGCAGTCCGGTTGCTTCTCGGTGCGAGCGATCGTGGTGGTGGGTGAGGAGGCGCGCTGGCGGGCCTTTGGCAAGGCGCTGGCCGGATGTATCGCCGCGGAGGAAGCGCGCCTGGGGGCGGGGAAGATGGACGAGGTTCAGGAGGCCGCCCGCGCGCAGGGGCTGGCGTTGGCCCAGATGCAGGGAGAGGTCTATAGCGAAGGCGTGGGGTATGTGCGCCTGGCGCGCGAGGCCTTTGAGGGTGGCGAGCGTGGACCGCACGCCGTGAGTGTGCATCGGGTTGAGGGGATCGCTGACCTGGCACCCGCGGTGGTGCAGCCGCGAGGGCAGGTGCAGGGCGTGGCGTTGGGTGGCGCGTGGGCAGGTCGGGAGGACCTGCTGGAAGAGGTCGTCAGGCTGGGCGCCACGCGGGTGGCGCCGGCCGGGCAGATGCAGGCGCCGCCTCTTGCATGGTGGCATGACGGGCGAGCCAACCTTTTGGGGTGGGCTCGCGTGGTGGAGGTGTCGGAGGTGGGTTAG
- a CDS encoding ABC transporter permease, with protein sequence MIGRWWPEAYEVAVLADRELEGTLSRGWGLLGRVLVAPVAALIGGRFVAEPAHLWVGLAVGVYVWAAALACEAVERGRLMRELSLGVHAGAMVVARVRAVIPVAVVGVAGVGAVVQLGGGAGAAVGWLALTLLATAWSGVGLGVMAALGTGTTRRALVAVGGVAALMALSPGADWAVGWVPMATAYGALEAFGAPLRDVFVGAGRLVMLGMHGVVMMILAGWVLARRRW encoded by the coding sequence ATGATCGGGAGATGGTGGCCCGAGGCCTATGAGGTGGCAGTGCTGGCCGACCGGGAGTTGGAGGGCACCCTGAGTCGGGGGTGGGGGCTGTTGGGGCGTGTGCTGGTCGCGCCGGTGGCCGCCCTGATCGGGGGCCGGTTCGTCGCGGAGCCGGCGCATCTGTGGGTGGGCCTTGCTGTGGGGGTGTACGTGTGGGCGGCCGCGTTGGCCTGTGAGGCGGTGGAGCGGGGGCGATTGATGCGCGAGTTGTCGTTGGGGGTGCATGCCGGGGCGATGGTCGTAGCCAGGGTGCGGGCGGTGATTCCTGTGGCTGTGGTGGGCGTAGCCGGAGTGGGGGCGGTGGTGCAGCTCGGCGGTGGAGCGGGGGCGGCGGTGGGGTGGCTGGCCCTGACGCTTCTGGCCACCGCGTGGAGTGGGGTGGGGCTGGGCGTTATGGCGGCGCTCGGGACTGGAACGACCCGCCGCGCGCTGGTTGCGGTGGGGGGAGTGGCGGCTCTGATGGCGCTTTCTCCCGGCGCTGATTGGGCCGTCGGGTGGGTGCCGATGGCCACGGCCTACGGTGCGCTGGAGGCGTTTGGCGCACCGTTGCGCGATGTGTTTGTCGGCGCCGGGCGTCTGGTGATGCTGGGGATGCACGGCGTGGTCATGATGATCCTGGCCGGATGGGTGCTGGCCAGGCGGCGGTGGTGA